One genomic region from Epinephelus fuscoguttatus linkage group LG6, E.fuscoguttatus.final_Chr_v1 encodes:
- the LOC125890911 gene encoding beta-crystallin B3-like isoform X1 produces MELDGAAPTGDQVEEQWIRRMSEQQSAPEQLAAGKSQGGAGATYKVLLFEFENFQGCKAEFSSECKDVTEKGLEKVGSVIVESGPWAGYDRHGFTGEQFILEKGEYPRWDTWTNSQNSYSLLSLRPLKVDSADHKLHLYENPGFTGRKMEIVDDDVPSLWGHGFQDRVASVKALNGTWVGYMYPGYRGRQFIFERGDFKHWNDWEAPAPQIQSVRRVRDMQWHKRGCFTVPDPAPAPAPGPVPGPDPDPAPAPPAPPATAGAS; encoded by the exons ATGGAGTTAGATGGTGCTGCACCAACTGGAGACCAAG TGGAGGAGCAGTGGATCAGGAGgatgtcagagcagcagagcgcccCAGAGCAGCTGGCTGCTGGGAAGAGCCAGGGTGGAGCTGGAGCCACATATAAG GTGTTACTGTTTGAGTTTGAGAACTTTCAGGGCTGCAAGGCGGAGTTTTCCTCAGAGTGTAAAGATGTGACAGAGAAGGGACTGGAGAAGGTTGGATCTGTGATAGTTGAGTCAGGACC CTGGGCGGGTTATGATCGGCATGGCTTCACAGGGGAGCAGTTTATTCTGGAGAAGGGCGAGTATCCACGCTGGGACACCTGGACCAACAGTCAGAACAGCTACTCCCTCTTGTCTCTAAGGCCACTCAAAGTG GACAGTGCTGATCATAAGCTACACCTGTATGAGAACCCTGGATTTACTGGTAGAAAGATGGAGATCGTTGATGATGATGTGCCCAGTTTGTGGGGCCATGGTTTTCAGGATCGCGTGGCAAGTGTCAAGGCTCTTAATGGAAC ATGGGTTGGCTACATGTACCCAGGCTACAGGGGGCGCCAGTTTATCTTCGAGCGAGGAGATTTCAAGCACTGGAACGACTGGGAGGCCCCTGCACCTCAGATCCAGTCAGTCCGACGTGTGCGGGACATGCAGTGGCACAAGAGGGGCTGTTTCACTGTTCCTGACCCAGCTCCGGCTCCCGCCCCCGGACCCGTACCCGGCCCTGACCCTGACCCTGCCCCAGCACCTCCCGCCCCTCCTGCCACAGCTGGAGCCAGCTGA
- the LOC125890911 gene encoding beta-crystallin B3-like isoform X2, whose translation MSEQQSAPEQLAAGKSQGGAGATYKVLLFEFENFQGCKAEFSSECKDVTEKGLEKVGSVIVESGPWAGYDRHGFTGEQFILEKGEYPRWDTWTNSQNSYSLLSLRPLKVDSADHKLHLYENPGFTGRKMEIVDDDVPSLWGHGFQDRVASVKALNGTWVGYMYPGYRGRQFIFERGDFKHWNDWEAPAPQIQSVRRVRDMQWHKRGCFTVPDPAPAPAPGPVPGPDPDPAPAPPAPPATAGAS comes from the exons atgtcagagcagcagagcgcccCAGAGCAGCTGGCTGCTGGGAAGAGCCAGGGTGGAGCTGGAGCCACATATAAG GTGTTACTGTTTGAGTTTGAGAACTTTCAGGGCTGCAAGGCGGAGTTTTCCTCAGAGTGTAAAGATGTGACAGAGAAGGGACTGGAGAAGGTTGGATCTGTGATAGTTGAGTCAGGACC CTGGGCGGGTTATGATCGGCATGGCTTCACAGGGGAGCAGTTTATTCTGGAGAAGGGCGAGTATCCACGCTGGGACACCTGGACCAACAGTCAGAACAGCTACTCCCTCTTGTCTCTAAGGCCACTCAAAGTG GACAGTGCTGATCATAAGCTACACCTGTATGAGAACCCTGGATTTACTGGTAGAAAGATGGAGATCGTTGATGATGATGTGCCCAGTTTGTGGGGCCATGGTTTTCAGGATCGCGTGGCAAGTGTCAAGGCTCTTAATGGAAC ATGGGTTGGCTACATGTACCCAGGCTACAGGGGGCGCCAGTTTATCTTCGAGCGAGGAGATTTCAAGCACTGGAACGACTGGGAGGCCCCTGCACCTCAGATCCAGTCAGTCCGACGTGTGCGGGACATGCAGTGGCACAAGAGGGGCTGTTTCACTGTTCCTGACCCAGCTCCGGCTCCCGCCCCCGGACCCGTACCCGGCCCTGACCCTGACCCTGCCCCAGCACCTCCCGCCCCTCCTGCCACAGCTGGAGCCAGCTGA